CCCACGATTCAGGAGATAATTTCACCTTCACTACTGGAGTgacattataaaaaaaaaatattactaaAGGTGAATCTGGTGGATTTCAACCAGGCATGAACCGAAGCCAGGTTAACTTGTAATGTTTTTCAAGGAGTATAGACTCCTGAGTACCCGTCCTGGTTCCAACCCTTTCAGAGGCCAGAGTGTGAGTGCACGCTTATGCCCTCTGCACTGTGGGATGAGTAGAGCCCGCTCCCTCCTGGGTGATCTAAGATGAGTGTGCTGGTTTATCCTGGAGGGCGCCACAGCATCATTCACTTCAAATACCTCCTGACATCTCATCCATCACATGGACTGTATCGCGAGGGAGCCAAAATAAGGGGTGTCTCTCCGGGAGGAAGCAGTCATAATGCTGAAGGACCAACGTGCTGGCAGACAAGAATATCGCTATGCAAAAGTGATGCCTTTGTATCTGAGGAAAGCTCAGGCAAATGTTGACAATTAAGTCAGAGAGAAGGATAGGGCATAATCCAACTTTCAGCCGGGACATTTTATTGAGTTTGAGTTTAAATTCTGTGTTTGGCCACCATGAAGAGACTTTGATAGAACGATTTGAGTTTGGCTGAAACTAGTATGACTACATGGCTAAACAAGATCACTCAAAGCAATTGTCCTTTTCATTCCTCATCTGCTTGAATAGAATCAATCTCAGATGTACCATACCGTAGGGTTAACCATTCAAAACAGTGAATCTGTATTCCTTAATGTTTTGTGAATAATACTTTTCTGTAATGTACTCAATTAAAAAAGGCACTATTCAGGATCATAATTGCCGTTCTTCTATAATTACAAGGTGCCGAACCAACACATATATTATGATGTGTAATGGCCCTTTGTTCATTTTCCAATAATACAGAACCTATTTATCATGTTTTCAGCTACATACACAGTTCAACTGCAGGGGATTCAACTTACTACTGCAAATCTCTGCTCTTCATTGAAAAATAAGGATTGATCCAATGACTTTATATACTGCAAGATATATCAACACATTCATTAGTTTGTTCATTCAACCGGATTAACGGACATGCTATTTAcacaacacaaacaaaaaaacattttcatcAAACATCAACAGTGGCACTTTATCGATAGGGCTTATGTGCATCCATTTATTAATAATCCTTAAACATTCTGAGGAATCTGAGATAAATGAAATAAACTATTCTCCACAGCAATACATATCACAGCCATGAATAATCCCCTATGTTGACGATACGGGATTATATGTCATATATTCCTATGGGTTTATATGACACTGTCCATGAACATGGGAAGATAACGTTACATATGTCCAGACTTGTTAAGTGCATAGTGCTGGATACACAGAAAACATGGAAGCAGGGGAAATCAATACAGATATGTCCATGTTGCTGCGAGTGACCCATGTGCAGGTATATAGGGTGACAGGTGACGTGTCTATGTGGAGTCTCTTACTTACTTACTTTTACTTAAGCTATATCATCTTTGTACAATTACAAGAAAACATCCCTCTTGCATCAGCAGCAGACTTTCATCCACTCTCATTGGTTTGGCGATCGATTGgtgcttccctccctcctctctgagcCAATCACCATGCCTGCTGGCCTTGGTGGGAGTCCAGGGATACATGGAGGTGTGCGATGCCACCGAAGCAGCCTCAGAGATGTTGATTGCTCGGTGTGGCTCGGAGTGAGAGTTTGGCAGGTGTGGTGCCTAGGCAAGCCTGGGAAAGCAGGTGTTTGGAGAGCTGTTTACTTTTCCTGTCTGTTTTAGATTTTTTCTTTTGTCTGCCGTCTGGTTTGATCTGGTCGGAAGCAGGTGGTGTGagacacccagacaccctggCCTGTTCTCTGGGGAGCTATGCAGCCCATGTTTCTCCTTTGTTTGTTCTTTTCTAGTCCTCTGTTGCTCtaattccctctctccatccataaccCTCCCACTTTCACGACTGTCAATTCGGTTTAAAAATACCTAAAATCTACTTAGGGTCCTCCCCTGTTCCTGCCACCTCAGAGTATGATACACATCACTGCCCGCATTTGCAAAATCAGACAAAAATACAACAAAAGTTCTGTCGTCACGGGAAGGGAAAATGAACATGAGATTTCACTCTGTATTGCTTGTACAGGAGAGGGGGGCAAAAGCTCTTCTTATGAAAATCTTCCCTTCATAAGAATGCTCTCAATTATACTTTTAGATGGCGACTATGAGTAAGGGGGAGTTTTACTTTATGGTATAGCTGGTTTTCACAGGGTCTCTGGGGGCGGGCTGGGGGTTGCTGTCAGCTGTGTACGGGTGCTTCTtgtttctgtctgtctaggtctactcctttatccctcccttccctctacaCAGTCTGGAAGGCCTTGGTCTGGGCAGGGATCATGACCGGCGTTGCCCCCATGCGGGCCAGGTTCCTGGGGCTCAGTTTGGGGGGAGGGCTGGGCTTGGCCGGGGCCGTGCGGGGCTCTGGGGTTTTGGGAACGACTTGTGTGTAGGCGGGGGGCTGTTGGAGGAAGCTGGGGGGCTGGCCGTTCTCTTTGAGGGTGGTCACGGCGGGCAGGCGGGCGTGGGGCCCCCGGGGGGCGCTGGTGTGAACCATGGATTGGGTGGAGGAGGTGCCTGAgcgggagctgccagagtgggatgaggagagagagttgGGCTTTACCAGTTTGGCCTTGGGAGCCTCAGCATCCTCcctgagacagagacaaagacaggtgTGGCTCAGAACATCGAAGGAATAATTGGTAATATTAATGAAAATAAAAACCTTCCACATAATGCACAATGAGTGCATTAAAGCACATTTATAATGGTTTAAATGCAATGCATAATGCATTATGAACTTTTATTTGAAGTAACTGGCCAAATACATGGTACTCTGAATGGCTGAATAACTGGTATCCACTTCTTACAATGAACCCTAGTTAGATCAAGTTACGACAGCACATCAACAACATGCGATTGATCATCACTACGTCATTTGCAACCCCTCACCTTTTCTAAACAGTAGTCTGACCtcagaccgtgtgtgtgtgtatgtgtgagtgtgagtgagtgtacgAGTGGGTGTGTCGCCACTAATGTTCCATATGTAAACAGGACCGAAGTGACTGTCTGCTCTGTGACTCTTCCCTCGCCGTGCCACTCCATTATTGATGCACAGCCATCCCCCTGTGCCTGCATAATTCAGCCTGACACTTGCAAATAGGCAACAGCGTGGATGCTACGCTATCGGCCAAAAATAGCTGCTGTTGTAACAAGCACTGCCAGCAGCATTATCAGACATCATTTAGGATGCTGGAATCTGCTTTAAGAGGTGAGGGATAGTCCGGCTGTAGTGGAACTACAGTACCGGCGGGATAGGGAGGAAAGGGGATGGTATACATAGGTTGGAGAGAGGATGCTAAGCAGTCGGGTTTAAGTGGTGGTGTAAACCTGTGTTGGTGGACAGAGTGAAGTCCTTTTTTGTACCAACTAGGTGAGGGTTTTTCCCCACCCTATCTGTTTATGTGTTTACTTTTTGTTAATTCTGGTTGATTTTGttatgtaccgtaatttccggactattaagcgcacctgaatataagccgcacccactgaataaaaaaaatatatatatattttgaacataaataagccgcacatgtctataagccgcaggtgcctaccggtacattgaaacaaattaactttacacaggctttaacgaaacacggcttgtaacaaaaaataaaaaattagcagtaagctttagttgtcttttccaacgtcttatcatcgactcattaagaccaagctcccgtgcagcagctctatttccttttccaacagccagatcaatcgccttcaacttgaaagctgcatcatatgcatttctccgtgtctttgccatgatgagggtgacaaaatgactaccgtaatcagaatgatgggaagtttgagagcgctcgatttaatctaaacagtaaacaaaaaagttgtttgaccttaacccgttcggcaatttcattggtctaatgaaagcttcatgccggcaaaaaactgagcacgtcacagaatgtgtttttttttatttatttttttgaaagCGGGTAAAATCCATATAtttgccgcgtcattgtttaagccgcggtgttcaaagcgtgggaaaaaagttgcggcttatagtctggaATTTACGGTATATTTGGTATCTTGAAATGAACCACACCAACCTAAATGTGTTTGcgtctgtgtgtgtacctgatctCGTTAGGCGTCTCCTCCTCCTCGtatttcttcttctccttcttgcgGAACACCAGccagatgatgaggatgatgaggaggacGCCGAAGGACACACCCACAACGGCACCTGCTACCACACCCATGCCCCGCACATCTGAAATGCACACAAAGATAAATATGATTCACGGGTTGGGAGAAAGTGATAGCTATTACTGTTTTGAAGTCCTACAGATCATTTTTGGTAACATCTATGGGGTTATAAtatgaggcagtgtgtgtgtctgtgttggttaTAGCCTGGGCTACTCACAGTGTATCTTGACCTCTACGGTGCAACTCTCCTCTCCCACATCGTTGCTGGCGGTACATTTATACACCCCAGTACTCTCCTTAGTCAGGTTCCTCAGTGTCACTATCTCTGAGTTCTTCAAATCTTACACAAGAAAAAACAACAGGACAAGGTACAGTGATTGTGATGCAATTTAAAGCTTTTCTCAACTATCACATCCAGAAACACCATTGCAGGGGATGGTTATTTGGACAGTGTTTGAACAACCACCGAATTGTGATAGCTAAGAATGTAAACCAATTCAGAGAGACCATCCAAACTCGTGTCTCTACTGCATGTTCCTGCAAGGTCACTTTCATAATGTTTCTGTGGATGTGTGATGAATAGTACTGTTCTCTGTTCCTGATATAGACTACTGCTTTTTGGACCAAAGATCATTGGCCCAATCCCAAACTATTAGGGGCTAGCGGCCCCTAATAGGATTCGATAAGAATCTGCGGCATTGCATTATAGCTGTACATTACCATCTGATAGACAAGGGGGAGTTTTCGCCATATTACCTAAACTATCCAATCCTAGAAGATCTACAGTACACAAAAACATAAGGCGTAGCGGCTGGTGTTTGATTTGGGATTGGACAACTCAGACCTTTGGTGTAATAGATGTGACTGTGGCCAATTTCCCAGAACAGGTACATGTAGATAAGGGATTGTTATTGAATAAGAACTTGGTCGAGTCTGCATGGGAGTAGTGTCTCTCCCAACACTTGACTGGACACAAATAAGGATACTGGAGGTGGTAGATCTGATTTGAAATTGGTCTGGCATTCTGACACATACTTTAATTACATAAGTATGTTCTGTCCCAAAAGCCCTTAAAGGGGATCTGAAAAAAGAGGATATGGCACAAAAGTGCAGGAAAATGCTTAGAATAAGTATCAAGTTGACATTTGAGTCAGTTTATGACTAAAGACTAATCTGACTTATGACAGACTTGTCATTATATCTTGAAGACTTATGGTTGCACCCATGCACATAGCATCCACACACAGAATACATCCACACACAGAAAGAGCATGCAGTGGACTAGAGGGCTTACCTATGAGGGCAAGTGGGGGCAGCTTCCCTACATACTTGCCCTTGTCCAGCACCCTCTCCCATTTGTAGTTGATGGGGTCAGAGCCGTCTGCAGACTTACAGCTCATCTTAACATCACTACCCTCCAACAGCCGGCCCTCCATCCAACATCGTGGCTTAGAGGGCTTcactggggacagagagagagagagagacacatacacaaacacacacacacactttgaattAGATAAATAACAGGTCCATACTCTGGGTCATCATGGGCTCAGGGAGAGAGTAGGGGGTTAAAGTTTACGACGAGACCCAAACTTCACCCTTGACTGACCCACAGACCACCACCCAACCTGACATCTGGACTTAGCTGAAACAGCTGAGAGACATGGTGCACAACCTGGGAACCATCGTGGTGGAACAGAGAGAAGAGTTGAGCATCACTAAGACTGAACTCACATGCTATAAGAGCCAGGCGGATGAGCTGAAGATATGTTTTATGTTATCAATTTAGTGTAGTAAATCATTTTATTAGTAAACCAATAAAGCTGTGACTATATACTAACTGAATGTTGTCTTAGCCATGGGGACCAGACTGACAGAGTGAGAAAGAGGTGGAGgagctgaagagagagaacaCGGGCGAAGAACATACTGTTGGCTTTGAAATACATAATCATGTCATATTGACCAACAGAAAGCCAAACATATCTTGAGTTCTTATTTATTCTTattgatgcagcctggattcaaaccaaggactgtaatgacacctcttgcactgagatgcagtgcctttgaccactgcatctcagtggttacATTTGTCCATTTTTCTccagaatattgagtcattgaaactgaaacagtgcatcccatatggaggcagcaaacaatgtaccaggccagctgtgatttacaacctgagagAAGTATTTTTTCGACTACCAAAAattgtattggtgaattataacccactgttccctggtaggctgtcattgtaaataagaatttgttctcaactgacttgcctagttaaataaaggttaaataaaaaatacatttaaaaaaaggctgggaatgtcaatacaatccaactagcaagggcaatgatcacaagtcaatcataacgtggctaataggctagcgtatctatctatgtagcaagctaaaaacacagcctaacattagctagatagctggctaggaggatgtcatgtcatgccattggaggagtgggtgagtgactgactttttcccctGATATCATTTTTCAGTGACTAtgcacagctagagatgcaggtgtcatttggttagctagcaagaacttgaacgactgttatacagttagcatatctcttgctttcacaaattcactctggctatctactccgatttcagagcactctcgtctgagtgtgtgagagcgcagaacaactgatgaatttacgaacgcgcaacacctgttgaatacgaccggtgtcagtaaatgtaggCAAACAAAGTAATAGTTAGTCaagaacgctctagataacatgtaaccagctctgctacagagtgtaaaatggtcagagtgagatcggctctcatttgtgtctggaagtagctagctagcaagctagacaactttaaccagttagcttgggtgcttggttgggacaagcatgcattggcaggcaagcaaCTCGCCCAACATTTTTTTATCAGTGAAATTTTtacggccaactagctgaaaaggtTTGAGGGTTTATCTTTGTTCGTTCGATGTTAGCttatcttgctctggctagcattagttgttgatcttgttgttattgatgtgcataactgagggagtgagagcctaccttttcatgtttttttatcaataggactgtaaagttcgcaaatgtaagaggactcccgtggtgttcacatatttgcagaaatccattcaggtgtattttgtagCTTTGGGTGAATACATTCTAATCATCTAAAGTCAcgctgttgcaactgcctgtaaacacacagtccagttcaaagtgaatgatgggaggcccttgtggcaaatggcttgtttgcatgaaggtctactgtagctctgattggctattgctcaccggtctgtgtagactctGGTCCAGAACAAGAGATGTTTTTATTCTGTACCCTGTCTTtcaaaagataatttgtaaaaatccaaataatttaacagatcttcattgtaaagggcttaaacactgtttcccatgcttgttcaatgaaccattaacaattaatgaacatacatCTGTGGAACGGgcgttaacttcttatggatcccTTCGCGCaccaatcccgttagcgggatcgatttgacaacacccagtgaaaaacagaaatactcataataataattcataaatcatacaagtgttatacatcggtttaaagatgaacttcttgttaatccagccacagtgtcagatttcaaaaaggctttacggcgaaagcaaaccatgcgattatctgaggacagcgcccagcataccaacacatgaaaatcagatttcaaccaggcaggtgctacacaaaagtcagaaataacgatataattcatgccttgcCTTTGAAGATCTAAATAATCGcaaaaatttaagacggaataaactgtgttcaatagcggataaaatgaAAGCGGAGCGGGTTTCAGGTCACGCGCCCCAAACAAAACAGTCCACTTGGCTCTACACTCAGAAAggaaagggctacttcttcattttttaaaggaaaaacatcaaccaatttctaaagactgttgacatctagtggaagccataggaactgcaaccaggtcccTCATAAATCTAGTTCCCCATAGAAAACCAATTGAAAAGACAGTGACCTCAATTCCTttttttcctggatggtttgtcctcggggtttcgcctgccaaataagttctgttatactcacagacataaatGTTACAGTTCTAGAaaccttagagtgttttctatccaaatctaccaattatatgcatatccttggttctgggcctgagtagcaggcagtttactttgggcagacttttcatccggacgtgaaaatagtgccccctagccttaagaagtttcAGGACACtaccagcttacagacggtaggcaatttaggtcacagttatgaaaacttaggacactaaagagacctttctactgactctgaaaaacaccaaaagaaagatgcccagggtccctgctcatttgtgtgaacgtgccttaggcatgctgtaaggagacatgaggactgcagatgtggacagggcaataaattgcaatgtccatactgtgagaggcctaagacagcgctacagggagacaggacggacagctgattgtcctcgtagtggcagaccacgtgtaacaacacctgcacaggatcggtacatccgaacataacagtatggcaacaacaactgcccgagttacaccaggaacgcacaatccctccatcagtgctcagactgtccgcaataggctgagagaggctggactgagggcttttaagcctgttgtaaggtaggtcctcaccagacatcaccggcaacaacgttgcctatgggcacaaatccaccgtcgctggaccagacaggactggcaaaaggtgctcttcactgacgagtcactgtTTTGTTTCACCAGGTGTGATGGtaggattcgcgtttatcatcgaaggaatgagcgttacaccaaggcctgtactctggagcgggatcgatttggaggtggacggtccgtcatggtctggggcggtgtgtcacagcatcatcggactgagcttgttgtcattgcagggaaGGCATCCTCccctctcatgtggtacccttcctgcaggctcatcctgacatgaccctccagcatgacaatgccaccagccatactactcgttctgtgcatgatttcctgcaagacaggaatgtcagtgttctgccatggccagcgaagagccaggatctcaatcccattgagcacgtctgggacctgttggatcggagggtgagggctagggccattccccccagaaacgtccgggaacttgcaggtgccttggtggaaaagtggggtaacatctcacagcaagaaatggcaaatctggtgcagtccatgaggaagagatgcactgcagtacttaatgcagctggtggccacaccagatgctgactgttacttttgattttgaccccccctttgttcagggacacattattcaatttctgttagtcacatatctgtggaacttgttcagtttatgtctcagttgttgttatgttcatacaaatatttacacatgttaagtttgctgaaaataaatgcagttgacagtgagaggacgtttctttttttgctaagtttataTTTAAACTCAGCAGCACCCTCAGCGCCCCTACTTCCCTCGACTACGCCGATATCCTCGACCTGTCCACAGCCATACAAATTAATATTTTTTCATAAAAACAGTAAAACAGCTTTGAAGATCTGCATGCATTGGTTGTGTTTAGGCAGGTCTTAAGAAAAATACGTGTACCAAAAGTTTGTATTTCGAAGAACCTCTAATATGATAACCTATAGCAAGACGCGTGGTCAAATTATGAAAATGGATAAAAGCGGCAATCGATAAATAGTGCCAAGGAGCACGCATGTAAAGAAAATACCATGGTTTTAAAAAGGAATAAAATGTAAATCTAAAAGTAGCCTAAAGAGTCTAGCCTAAGTGTGCAGCGCCCATCATTGTTGCCTCAATAAATCACATTGTTTTATGTAACATTTATCAGGAAATATTCCAAAAGTATGGAAAtgtgctgccactccataaggGAGGGGATAGTAGTGATCTTAATAATTACCGCCTCATTTCAAGGCTTCTTTGTCTAGCTAAGATTCTTGAATCATTGGTAAATGTACAACTTTGCTCTTTTTTATCTATGACACGTATTTTGAATGTAAAAGGCTATAGGCCTGGGCATAGCTCTATTACAGCAATCACTTTAGTTAATTATCTTGTCAATGCTTTAGACACTAAAATGAAATGTGCTGCTTTGTTTGTGGACCTGTCAAAAGCTTGAATGTTGATCATGCTATTTTATTGAATAAGTTGTCGTCGATAGGCCTGAGCGCTGACGCCGCTTCACGGGTttcatgattatcttagtgaccaTGTATATGCGGATGATACTATTTTGTATGCTATTGCCCCCGACTCTTGATCTGACTGGGTCAAAACAACAGTGAGATTTTATAGCTATGCAGGAATTCCTTGCTGATTTAAAATGTGTGCTTAATACAGGAAAAAcgaaatacatgttgttttcaaACTCTCGTAAGAATGtttcagattaactacatgttcaCTCATTAGATGGTTCTCCAATCGAAAGTGTTCCCGCATATAAAGGAATTTGGATTAATATGGATTTGATGTTTAAAAAACAAAGATGAGCTGGTTAAGAAGCTAAGAAACAGATTGTGCCTTTCTCTAAGCAGTAGGAAGAAGATTATTCAGTCAACCTTTTTATctgttcttgattatggtgatattatttatcaaagtgcagctgctaactactcttaaacctttgaATGCCATTTACCATAGTGCCCTTCGTTTTGTTACAGGTGACAGTCTTGAtactcatcaaatcaaatcaaattgtatttgtcacatgcgccgaatacatccggtgtagaccttacagtgaaatgcttacttacaagcccttaaccaacaatgcagttcaagaaaatgagttaagaaaatatttactaaataaactaaagtaaaaaaaaaaaaaaaaaagtaacacaagaaaattacatagcaataacgaggctaaatacagagggtaccagtaccgagtgaatgtgcgggggtacagcttAGTCGCGGTAATTTGtccagtgactatgcatagataataaacagcgagtgtgtgggggggggggtccatgtaaatagtctggttggccaactgttcagcagtcttatggcttgggggtgggtagaagctgttaaggagcctctcgatggtgcagctgtagaactttttgaggatctgaggacccctacccctgtcacaacacaactgacgcaataaaaaggaaagaaattccagaaattatattttaattgaaatgcattccatgtgactacctcatgaagctggttgagagaatgccaagagtgtgcaaatctgtcatcaaggcaaagggtggctactttgaagaatctcaaatatatttgtttaacaattttttggttaccacatgattccatatgtgttatttcatagttttgatgtcttcactatacaatgtagaaaatagtcaaaattatgaaaaacccttgaatgagtagctgtgtctaaacttttgactgtatatatatatatatatatatatatatatatatatatagaggaggaggatgtggtcTAATGCATCTCCCTGCCAGCTTCATGCTTTATGATAATTCCTCATATCACTGTAACTCCAGCCacagactgctctctctgctaccacacggcaagtggtaccaatgcaccagtctggaaccaacaggaccctgaacagcttctacccccaagcaatacaacttctaaacaagactgctaaatagctaatcaaatctCAATGTGCCAATATTTtattttgattacatttttttaatctgATCTTTTACCCTGCAttgttggagagaaaaaaaaaaaacataagtaagtatttcactgtaaatcTAAACCTGTTGTccatgaagcatgtgacaaataaaatgtaattttattACAGAATGTGAATGTTACCTTGATAACAGAAAGTGTTTCACATTGATATTATGAAATGCATTCTATAAGCATTGACTATCTGTCTGTCATTACTGTGTCCTTACAGCATAAAGTAATCTATCAATATGAAATATGTAATAATAACCAAGTTGACCGGTGCATCACTAACAAGTCTGAGGTCACATAATCTCCTACTAGATAGATCAACCAGGATGgaccagtgttttttttttgtatttttggtaCTTTTTAACTACTGTCATTGCTGCAGAAAACCACACTGAGATCAAAGAATTGTATTCTTGCCAGCTGAAAACAGTTTCCCTATGAACAAACAAACATGATCAAACACATGTACACATAATATAGAGAGCCCCCCCATCCACTTCCTGCTCTCTATCACGgacctctcttcctctgttttcTCCTAATTTTGCTGAGTAGAGCGAATTCTACCCAGGATGAAATTAAGGGGGCTGAGGATGAGGGGGAGCAGGAGGCAGGGGGCCCTTCATCTTGTTCATGTGTCAGAATCACTTCCCAATGCCACCCAACTCCAATCCCCCCCTTTCCCCAAGACCATTGTCTTCCCATTGAACAAGACAAATGCTAATGTTTGTCTACCTAAACATCGAAAGTGCCATTGCAAAGCTGCGGGCCAATTTGTGAAAATGTATGCGGCACACTCCCTAAACGTCTTAATGTGGGAGACCGTACGAGGGTAGGACAGCCTGGAGAGAGCTCTATATTAGAGCTATACACAGTTAGATGCTGTATCACAGTGTCAATGGTGCtactcagtggtgtaaagcacctaagtaaaaatacttcaaagtactacttaagtcattttttggagtatctgtattttactttactatttatatttttgacacctTTTACTTCACtagattcctaaagaaaataatcttatcaaggcacaaggcgagacccaaatgcagacacaggaggcataTGATTGGAGTCTTAAAATGTTTATTAATCcgaaggggtaggcaagagaatggtcgtggacaggcaaaaaggtcaaaaccatatcagagtccaggaggtacagagtggcagacaggctcatggtcaaggcaggcagaatggtcaggcaggcgggtacaaagtccagaaacaggcaagggtcaaaaccaggaggactagaaaaaggagaatacaaaaagcaggagaacCAGGGAaaccactggttgacttggaaacatacaagacgaactggcacagagagaca
The DNA window shown above is from Salmo salar chromosome ssa13, Ssal_v3.1, whole genome shotgun sequence and carries:
- the LOC106567546 gene encoding CXADR-like membrane protein isoform X3, whose protein sequence is MKRVVGDNATLPCHHQFWAGDAPTLDIEWLLLKPSSKQRVVITYFAGRVYDPNEAEAGRLSLAGDYLKGDASLLISDLTLSDSGEYSCKVKNGGKYHWITVNLIVLVKPSKPRCWMEGRLLEGSDVKMSCKSADGSDPINYKWERVLDKGKYVGKLPPLALIDLKNSEIVTLRNLTKESTGVYKCTASNDVGEESCTVEVKIHYVRGMGVVAGAVVGVSFGVLLIILIIWLVFRKKEKKKYEEEETPNEIREDAEAPKAKLVKPNSLSSSHSGSSRSGTSSTQSMVHTSAPRGPHARLPAVTTLKENGQPPSFLQQPPAYTQVVPKTPEPRTAPAKPSPPPKLSPRNLARMGATPVMIPAQTKAFQTV
- the LOC106567546 gene encoding CXADR-like membrane protein isoform X1, whose translation is MRLLSSQVLPCQLPTRHRKVQMLRMSHCLLILLGVLTVCAQTEMKRVVGDNATLPCHHQFWAGDAPTLDIEWLLLKPSSKQRVVITYFAGRVYDPNEAEAGRLSLAGDYLKGDASLLISDLTLSDSGEYSCKVKNGGKYHWITVNLIVLVKPSKPRCWMEGRLLEGSDVKMSCKSADGSDPINYKWERVLDKGKYVGKLPPLALIDLKNSEIVTLRNLTKESTGVYKCTASNDVGEESCTVEVKIHYVRGMGVVAGAVVGVSFGVLLIILIIWLVFRKKEKKKYEEEETPNEIREDAEAPKAKLVKPNSLSSSHSGSSRSGTSSTQSMVHTSAPRGPHARLPAVTTLKENGQPPSFLQQPPAYTQVVPKTPEPRTAPAKPSPPPKLSPRNLARMGATPVMIPAQTKAFQTV
- the LOC106567546 gene encoding CXADR-like membrane protein isoform X2 is translated as MRVVMSGLFDTLFLVLLGVLTVCAQTEMKRVVGDNATLPCHHQFWAGDAPTLDIEWLLLKPSSKQRVVITYFAGRVYDPNEAEAGRLSLAGDYLKGDASLLISDLTLSDSGEYSCKVKNGGKYHWITVNLIVLVKPSKPRCWMEGRLLEGSDVKMSCKSADGSDPINYKWERVLDKGKYVGKLPPLALIDLKNSEIVTLRNLTKESTGVYKCTASNDVGEESCTVEVKIHYVRGMGVVAGAVVGVSFGVLLIILIIWLVFRKKEKKKYEEEETPNEIREDAEAPKAKLVKPNSLSSSHSGSSRSGTSSTQSMVHTSAPRGPHARLPAVTTLKENGQPPSFLQQPPAYTQVVPKTPEPRTAPAKPSPPPKLSPRNLARMGATPVMIPAQTKAFQTV